A genomic segment from Osmerus mordax isolate fOsmMor3 chromosome 5, fOsmMor3.pri, whole genome shotgun sequence encodes:
- the ret gene encoding proto-oncogene tyrosine-protein kinase receptor Ret, which yields MGPTCGFLLGNIVFIFLLGCKESAGLYFPQKPYAETIYVGQAAGTPVLQVHSMPESDSERPHFHLCWTNPMKAPYYSTWFHMDETTGVLYMNKTLEWNDFYSPYKSSVSVWKLTLSVTPQTPKPDQKHRCYGLPSDRTVVTLTFVNATVPLCGQTKMEKLCFPDHNLNLHIKENRFPGSLLQLRPLSRLNICPNYTISYSVESEVPAPFAVNENTTELLVTAPLDREEREMYRLMLVCVVQTEETLSKHFVPLLVSIYDEDDNAPYVNGTDTDEIVIEFNRIEGGVFGNLTVYDRDTTATYPKDDSQNWLVGNMLTNDIWIREAFTVEHTFREEKSMFGNVRGTVHEYRLKLNRSLSVTENRTFQLPYLVNDTTYPGPDGTVMLHYNITIIPVPIRFTNVTYLFPLTRRSSVYAQVGRVCVDNCLKFQGINVTYRLEIAEKNVSADMQACYAAISIAQSLRDVSGVLYVNDSEALGRPECQDLQYSVVAQEQQNQLQASTQILIVLDGEAHRQSLQDQRSLSCAEGRQRGDCEAIRGLGATTGRCQWRQGTEKGISESYSTCSPDLHTCPDGLCDAIEIKDMSICPQDCTGEPVIGGHEKGLMFGIKAGYGTCYCYSEKCYCEKDDVEEAICDDMCKTIIATAVLLSFIVSILLSSYFIHRYHKNSPKPPIASAEMTFRRPAQSYPISYSANNVRRGSLDSMENQVAIDTFKIPEDPKWEFPRKNLVLGKTLGEGEFGKVVKATAFRLKGKAGYTTVAVKMLKEHASHSELRDLLSEFTLLKQVNHPHVIKMYGACSQDGPLYLIVEYAKYGSLRNFLRESRKVGPSYMSGDANRNSSYLENPDERALTMGDLISFAWQISRGMQYLAEMKLVHRDLAARNVLVAEGRKMKISDFGLSRDVYEEDSYVKRSKGRIPVKWMAIESLFDHIYTTQSDVWSFGVLLWEIVTLGGNPYPGIAPERLFNLLKTGYRMEKPENCTDEMYNLMLRCWKQESDKRPVFSDISKELEKMMVKSRDYLDLAASTPADALLYDDALSEEDTPLVDCNNAPLPRTLPSTWIENKLYGMSYPNWPEKSPVPLNRLDATNPVFTRYANDSVYANWMALPSPAKIVDKLDS from the exons AATCTGCTGGTCTATACTTCCCGCAGAAACCGTATGCAGAGACCATTTACGTAGGGCAGGCTGCAGGGACACCTGTACTCCAGGTCCACTCCATGCCGGAAAGTGACTCTGAGAGGCCCCACTTCCACTTGTGCTGGACCAACCCCATGAAGGCTCCATACTACAGCACATGGTTCCACATGGATGAGACCACAGGAGTTCTGTACATGAATAAAACCCTGGAATGGAATGATTTTTACTCTCCCT ATAAgagctctgtgtcagtgtggaagctgaCCCTGAGTGTCACCCCCCAAACCCCCAAACCTGACCAGAAGCACCGTTGTTATGGTCTGCCCTCTGACCGGACCGTGGTCACCCTGACCTTTGTCAACGCCACAGTGCCCCTTTGTGGCCAAACCAAGATGGAGAAGCTGTGCTTCCCtgaccacaacttaaacctccACATCAAAGAGAACAGATTCCCAGGGTCACTTCTTCAGCTCAGGCCCCTTTCCAGGCTCAACATCTGCCCCAACTACACCATCTCCTACAGCGTTGAATCAG AGGTCCCAGCACCGTTTGCTGTTAATGAGAACACCACTGAGTTGCTGGTGACCGCTCCGTTGGAccgcgaggagagggagatgtatCGCCTGATGCTCGTCTGCGTGGTCCAGACCGAGGAGACCCTAAGCAAGCACTTTGTTCCACTTCTGGTTAGCATCTATGACGAAGATGACAACGCACCATATGTAAATGGAACAGACACAGATGAGATCGTGATCGAGTTCAATCGCATTGAG GGAGGAGTTTTCGGCAACTTAACTGTATATGATCGAGACACAACGGCTACTTACCCCAAAGACGATAGTCAGAATTGGTTGGTTGGTAATATGTTGACAAATGACATATGGATAAGAGAAGCATTCACTGTAGAACATACCTTCAGAGAAGAAAAGAGCATGTTTGGCAACGTTCGAGGGACAGTTCATGAATACA GGCTTAAACTCAATCGGAGCTTGTCTGTGACAGAGAATCGTACCTTCCAGCTTCCCTATCTGGTCAATGACACCACCTACCCTGGTCCTGACGGAACAGTGATGCTGCACTACAACATCACCATCATACCCGTTCCTATCCGCTTCACCAATGTCACCTATCTTTTCCCACTGACACGCAGATCCTCTGTTTATGCCCAG gttggtagagtgtgtgtggacaacTGCCTGAAGTTTCAGGGCATCAATGTCACGTACCGGCTAGAGATAGCAGAGAAGAATGTTTCTGCTGACATGCAGGCCTGTTATGCCGCCATTAGCATAGCCCAGAGCCTGAGGGACGTGTCGGGAGTGCTGTATGTGAATGACTCTGAGGCACTGGGCCGACCAGAGTGCCAGGACCTGCAATACTCTGTGGTTGCCCAGGAGCAGCAGAACCAACTGCAGGCCAGCACTCAAATACTTATAGTACTTGATGGAGAAG CACACAGGCAGTCTCTACAGGACCAGCGCTCACTGTCATGTGCGGAAGGAAGACAGCGAGGGGATTGCGAGGCAATCAGAGGTCTGGGCGCCACCACAGGGAGGTGCCAGTGGAGGCAGGGCACAGAAAAAG GAATATCAGAGAGTTATTCCACCTGCTCTCCAGACCTTCATACCTGTCCTGATGGCTTATGTGATGCTATTGAGATCAAGGACATGTCGATATGTCCACAGGACTGCACTG GTGAACCTGTAATCGGAGGTCACGAAAAAGGCTTGATGTTTGGCATCAAAGCTGGCTATGGAACCTGCTACTGCTACTCTGAGAAATGCTATTGTGAAAAAGACGATGTTGAAG AAGCCATATGTGACGATATGTGTAAGACCATCATCGCCACTGCCGTGCTGCTCTCCTTCAtagtctccatcctcctctcctcctacttcATCCATCGTTACCACAAGAACTCTCCCAAGCCGCCTATAGCCTCAGCTGAGATGACCTTCCGTCGGCCGGCCCAGTCTTACCCTATCAGTTACTCTGCTAACAATGTACGACGCGGCTCTCTGGACTCCATGGAGAACCAAGTGGCCATCGACACATTCAAAATACCT GAGGATCCCAAGTGGGAATTCCCTCGTAAAAACCTGGTGCTGGGTAAAACCTTAGGAGAAGGGGAGTTTGGGAAAGTTGTCAAGGCGACTGCTTTCCGTCTCAAAGGAAAGGCTGGTTACACCACAGTGGCTGTGAAAATGCTTAAAG AACATGCCTCACATAGCGAGCTCCGTGATCTGCTGTCAGAATTCACTTTACTGAAGCAAGTAAACCATCCACACGTCATAAAGATGTATGGAGCTTGCAGTCAGGATG GACCATTGTACCTGATTGTGGAGTATGCAAAGTATGGATCGCTACGCAACTTCCTCCGTGAGAGTAGAAAGGTCGGGCCCAGCTACATGAGCGGCGATGCCAACCGCAACTCCAGCTACCTGGAGAACCCAGACGAGAGGGCACTTACTATGGGTGACCTGATCTCCTTCGCCTGGCAGATCTCCAGGGGTATGCAGTACTTGGCGGAGATGAAG CTTGTCCACAGGGACCTCGCTGCAAGAAACGTCTTGGTTGCAGAGGGGCGTAAGATGAAGATTTCCGACTTTGGCTTGTCCCGAGACGTCTATGAAGAAGACTCATATGTAAAGAGGAGCAAG GGTCGAATCCCAGTCAAATGGATGGCAATAGAGTCCTTGTTTGATCACATTTACACAACACAAAGTGATGT CTGGTCCTTTGGTGTGCTACTGTGGGAGATAGTAACACTGGGTGGAAACCCCTACCCAGGTATTGCCCCTGAACGCCTCTTTAACCTCCTCAAAACGGGCTACAGGATGGAGAAACCAGAGAACTGCACAGATGAAAT GTATAATCTGATGCTCCGATGCTGGAAACAAGAGTCAGACAAGAGGCCAGTGTTTTCAGACATCAGCAAAGAACTTGAAAAGATGATGGTGAAAAGCCGG GATTACCTGGACCTGGCAGCATCAACGCCAGCTGATGCCCTGCTGTACGACGATGCCCTCTCTGAAGAGGACACGCCTCTAGTGGACTGTAATAACGCCCCTCTCCCTCGAACCCTTCCCTCCACATGGATTGAAAACAAGCTATATG GCATGTCATACCCGAACTGGCCTGAGAAGAGCCCGGTACCTCTCAACAGACTTGATGCCACTAACCCAGTCTTTACAAGATATGCCAATGATAGTGTTTATGCAAACTGGATGGCGTTGCCTTCACCCGCAAAAATTGTGGACAAGCTTGATAGTTAA
- the csgalnact2 gene encoding chondroitin sulfate N-acetylgalactosaminyltransferase 2: MPRRRLTLQGRARWLLLGLFLLLVLLLFVYLLECTPPADVSLMLPGLGAEPYGKEYCQALLQEQEEHHVSRTTSLKRQIAQLKQELQEMSEKLKVLQDRKELPGIQGLADTKDQEPGDLLEYLHSQIDKAEVNTGARLPSEYALVPFESFTSTKVYQLEMGLTRHPEEKPVRKDRRDELVEVIEAALDVINNPDEEDGQEDEAPMQRQTYTESHFTEGLYRTERDKGTLYELYFAKEDSSSFRHITLFRPFGPLMKVRSTSVETSGIIINIIVPLAGRTETFSQFLHNFREVCIQHDRQVHLTVVYFGQEGLQEVKSSLEKMSREEDFSNYTLIPVDEEFSRGRGLDIGAHAWKKGDVLMFFCDVDIYFTLEFLNTCRLNSAPNKKVFYPVVFSLYNPAIVYGNLELAPPIENQLIHKKDAGFWRDFGFGMTCQYRSDFLNIGGFDLEVKGWGVEDVHLYRKYLRSDLIVMRTPVSGLFHLWHEKQCADELTPEQYRMCIQSKAMNEASHSHLGMLVFREEIENHLRKQAFKTQLKVDD, translated from the exons ATGCCCAGGCGAAGGTTAACTCTGCAGGGCCGGGCGCGCTGGCTGCTCCTTGGTCTATTCCTGctcctggtgctgctgctgtttgtctACTTGCTTGAGTGCACCCCCCCAGCAGACGTCAGCCTGATGCTGCCTGGCCTGGGTGCCGAGCCCTATGGTAAGGAGTACTGCCAAGCCCTGCTGCAGGAGCAAGAGGAGCACCATGTCAGCCGCACCACCAGCCTCAAGCGCCAGATTGCCCAGCTCAAGCAGGAGCTCCAGGAGATGAGTGAGAAGCTGAAGGTGCTGCAGGACAGGAAGGAGCTCCCTGGGATACAGGGACTGGCTGACACCAAGGACCAAGAGCCTGGAGACCTCCTGGAATACCTCCATTCTCAAATTGACAAGGCAGAGGTGAACACGGGTGCACGCCTGCCCAGTGAATACGCTCTTGTCCCCTTTGAGAGCTTCACCTCCACCAAGGTGTATCAGCTGGAGATGGGGCTGACGCGGCACCCAGAGGAGAAGCCTGTTCGTAAGGATCGCAGAGATGAGCTAGTTGAGGTCATAGAAGCAGCTCTGGATGTCATTAACAACCCAGATGAGGAGGATGGCCAGGAGGATGAAGCACCCATGCAGAGGCAGACCTACACAGAGAGCCACTTCACTGAGG GGCTATACAGGACTGAACGGGATAAAGGCACGCTCTACGAACTCTACTTTGCAAAAGAGGATTCCAGCAGTTTCCGGCACATCACTCTTTTCCGTCCATTTGGCCCTTTGATGAAGGTCAGGAGCACGTCTGTGGAGACATCAGGGATCATAATCAACATCATTGTGCCACTGGCAGGCAGAACAGAAACCTTCTCACAGTTCCTACACAACTTCAG GGAAGTTTGTATCCAACATGATAGACAAGTGCATTTGACCGTGGTTTACTTTGGACAGGAGGGTTTACAAGAGGTTAAGTCCTCTTTAGAAAAGATGTCCAG GGAGGAGGACTTCTCTAACTACACCCTCATCCCAGTGGACGAGGAGTTTTCCAGGGGCAGAGGTCTTGACATTGGAGCCCATGCCTGGAAGAAGGGTGATGTGTTGATGTTCTTCTGTGACGTGGATATCTACTTCACACTGGAGTTCCTCAACACTTGCCGTCTGAACTCTGCTCCAA aCAAGAAAGTATTTTATCCAGTGGTTTTCAGTTTGTACAATCCTGCCATAGTTTATGGAAATTTGGAGCTGGCCCCCCCTATTGAAAACCAGCTT ATTCATAAGAAAGATGCTGGTTTCTGGAGAGACTTTGGCTTTGGAATGACATGTCAATACCGCTCAGACTTCCTCAACATTG GTGGTTTTGATCTTGAAGTAAAGGGCTGGGGTGTGGAAGACGTCCACTTGTACAGAAAATACCTGCGAAGCGACTTAATTGTCATGCGAACACCGGTATCAGGTCTATTCCACTTGTGGCACGAGAAGCAGTGTGCAGATGAGTTGACACCAGAGCAGTACCGCATGTGCATTCAGTCCAAAGCCATGAACGAGGCCTCACACTCCCATCTGGGCATGCTGGTGTTCCGAGAGGAGATTGAGAATCACCTCCGCAAGCAAGCCTTCAAGACTCAGCTCAAAGTAGATGATTGA